The following are encoded in a window of Deinococcus sp. Marseille-Q6407 genomic DNA:
- a CDS encoding ParA family protein, with product MTKRTQVLMAFNHAGGAAKTSTVRDVGYDLAQRGFKVLLIDLDPQANLSQWLGQGKAELEESVKNSLEHYTPLPKPTEVHGMSLIPSHLELSYTDMALGGYPNAEGRLRRAVDQLREEGTYDFILLDPPPSLGKLTANAANAADWVIVPIPARYKGIVALRGVQRMLEQYGYTNPNLRIALYVITQMDNTSHAKEAVEVYQEALGDQLAGLITHRPAVYNRCQPEGRPVGAIAADAEAKEEIRLLVDQLLSRIGAGA from the coding sequence ATGACGAAGAGAACGCAGGTGCTGATGGCCTTCAACCATGCTGGGGGAGCGGCGAAAACATCCACCGTTAGGGATGTTGGCTACGATCTGGCACAGCGTGGATTCAAGGTGCTGCTGATCGACCTCGATCCTCAGGCCAACCTTTCCCAGTGGCTGGGGCAAGGCAAAGCCGAGCTGGAGGAGTCGGTCAAGAATTCGCTGGAGCACTACACCCCCTTGCCTAAACCAACCGAAGTTCATGGGATGTCCCTGATTCCCAGTCATCTGGAACTGAGTTACACCGACATGGCGCTCGGAGGCTATCCCAACGCGGAAGGGCGGTTGCGCCGGGCGGTAGATCAGTTGCGTGAAGAGGGAACCTACGACTTTATCCTGCTTGATCCGCCGCCTTCACTCGGCAAGCTGACGGCCAACGCTGCCAACGCTGCCGATTGGGTGATCGTTCCTATCCCGGCCCGTTACAAAGGCATCGTCGCTCTTCGGGGAGTGCAGCGGATGCTGGAACAATACGGGTACACCAACCCCAACCTGAGGATCGCCCTATACGTCATCACTCAAATGGACAACACCTCTCACGCCAAAGAGGCGGTGGAGGTATACCAGGAGGCACTGGGAGATCAGTTGGCCGGCCTTATCACCCACCGGCCAGCCGTCTATAACCGCTGCCAACCTGAAGGTCGTCCCGTCGGAGCGATCGCAGCAGACGCCGAAGCAAAAGAGGAGATCCGTCTGCTGGTGGATCAGCTACTCAGCCGCATCGGAGCCGGCGCATGA
- a CDS encoding DNA/RNA non-specific endonuclease has product MNKALPLLLLLAATAAQAQSTGCLNQSARVTSVYRGEQLFSLCTADSQVSYSLTDRIPRLVVEVLTPAKLQGNVSREDDFRADVRLPLNARADLNDYRGSGYDRGHLAPAADFKYSATAMSNSFLLSNIAPQEPSFNQQAWNGLEDATRACAQQTGKLTVLTGTLGKSGSLNGRGRVTIPASFFKMWTDGQDYRLWVMPNVAINKLSGQQYGQYEVSIKELQTYWPEFSVGLPLNAAQPGKLCPGAIPLKQIGSTPAVRPATPPRPAAQPAYLPPRNDAPYYANCAAAKAAGAAPLRRGQPGYRAAMDRDGDGVACE; this is encoded by the coding sequence GTGAACAAAGCCCTTCCTTTGCTGCTGTTGCTGGCCGCCACTGCTGCGCAGGCTCAATCCACGGGTTGCCTTAACCAGTCGGCCCGTGTCACCAGCGTGTACCGCGGAGAGCAGCTTTTCAGTCTCTGCACCGCCGATTCCCAGGTAAGCTACTCGCTGACCGACCGGATTCCCCGCCTGGTGGTGGAGGTTCTGACTCCAGCCAAGCTGCAGGGCAACGTCAGCCGCGAGGACGACTTCCGGGCGGACGTTCGTTTGCCCCTGAATGCCCGCGCAGACCTCAACGACTACCGTGGCAGTGGCTACGACCGGGGACACCTGGCCCCAGCTGCGGACTTCAAGTACAGCGCTACTGCCATGAGCAACTCGTTCCTGCTCAGCAATATCGCCCCGCAGGAACCGAGCTTCAACCAGCAGGCCTGGAACGGTCTGGAGGATGCCACACGGGCCTGCGCCCAACAGACCGGCAAGCTGACGGTCCTTACCGGCACCTTGGGTAAATCAGGCAGCCTGAACGGACGGGGGAGAGTGACCATCCCCGCCAGCTTCTTCAAAATGTGGACCGACGGCCAGGATTACCGTCTGTGGGTCATGCCGAACGTAGCCATCAACAAACTCAGTGGTCAGCAGTACGGACAGTACGAAGTGAGCATCAAGGAGTTGCAAACCTACTGGCCGGAGTTCAGTGTGGGTCTGCCATTAAATGCGGCTCAACCTGGCAAGCTCTGCCCAGGAGCGATTCCTTTAAAACAGATCGGCAGTACTCCGGCAGTGCGTCCAGCCACCCCACCCAGGCCAGCGGCTCAACCGGCCTATCTACCGCCCAGGAACGACGCACCCTACTATGCCAACTGTGCGGCAGCGAAAGCGGCGGGAGCTGCACCTTTGCGCCGGGGTCAGCCTGGGTACCGCGCAGCGATGGATAGGGATGGAGACGGGGTGGCCTGCGAATAA